The following proteins come from a genomic window of Achromobacter sp. AONIH1:
- a CDS encoding methyl-accepting chemotaxis protein has translation MLVNLKVRTCIVLVLVLFTGAMFISNGVAWMGLNSSNEKLEQINKAYGDQASQLSRAYSVFLRARLVLSTSLMDMQQGKTEQAGAQAKRSEGLMQDGYKMLDTFRKVPRLAGSEAQAAALESAFKEFDGVIKRQAAALTSMAIQDYLDLNDTASAANSKFREAIDGYLAFVDAHTDALAARAESDHNTARMVTIAMLAIAVILALGCWVFINRTVLRPLHEAGGHFDKIAGGDFTGRVEVRSTNEIGSLFAAIKRMQESLTRTVSAVRRGVDEINVGSREISAGNTDLSSRTEQQAASLEETAASMEQLASTVKQNADNARQANQLAASASDVAERGGSAVSEVVTTMQAISASSRKISEIVSVIDGIAFQTNILALNAAVEAARAGEQGKGFAVVAGEVRSLAQRSAQAAKEIKGLIEDSVGKVGAGSQQVERAGATMQEIVASVKRVTDIMGEISAASEEQSSGIDQVNRAVSQMDEVTQQNAALVEEAAAAAGSLQEQAQRLAEAVAVFKINAGEVIDVPAQQLAQQRRAPRVAAAAAAPVAPKEAREPAIEPPQPPAEPPKPAPRVTQTARVKPAAEAASTVRPLRRPAARKAEATDVTPVTPAAPSASRRAPPADDDWESF, from the coding sequence ATGCTTGTCAATTTGAAAGTCCGCACATGTATCGTCCTGGTGCTCGTGTTGTTCACCGGCGCCATGTTCATCTCCAACGGCGTGGCCTGGATGGGGTTGAATTCCAGCAACGAAAAGCTGGAGCAGATCAACAAGGCCTATGGCGATCAGGCCTCGCAGCTGAGCCGCGCCTATAGTGTTTTCCTGCGCGCGCGGCTGGTGCTGAGCACATCGCTGATGGACATGCAGCAGGGCAAGACCGAGCAGGCTGGCGCTCAGGCCAAGCGTTCGGAAGGCCTGATGCAGGACGGCTACAAGATGCTGGACACTTTCCGCAAGGTGCCGCGCCTGGCGGGTTCGGAAGCGCAGGCCGCGGCGCTGGAGAGCGCCTTCAAGGAATTCGACGGCGTGATCAAGCGCCAGGCCGCCGCGCTGACCAGCATGGCGATCCAGGATTATCTCGACCTGAACGATACGGCCAGCGCCGCCAACAGCAAGTTCCGCGAAGCGATCGACGGCTATCTGGCGTTCGTCGACGCGCATACCGACGCGCTGGCAGCGCGCGCCGAGAGCGACCACAACACCGCCCGCATGGTCACCATCGCCATGTTGGCGATCGCGGTGATCCTGGCGCTGGGTTGCTGGGTGTTCATCAACCGCACGGTGCTGCGTCCGCTGCATGAGGCGGGCGGCCATTTCGACAAGATCGCCGGCGGCGATTTCACCGGCCGCGTCGAGGTGCGCAGCACCAATGAGATTGGCTCGCTGTTCGCCGCGATCAAGCGCATGCAGGAGAGCCTGACGCGCACGGTGTCGGCGGTGCGTCGCGGCGTGGACGAGATCAACGTGGGTTCGCGCGAGATCTCGGCGGGCAACACGGACCTGTCCAGCCGCACCGAGCAGCAGGCGGCCTCTCTGGAAGAGACGGCGGCCTCGATGGAGCAGTTGGCCTCGACCGTCAAGCAGAACGCGGACAACGCACGTCAGGCCAATCAGCTGGCGGCCAGCGCGTCGGACGTGGCCGAACGCGGCGGTTCGGCGGTGTCGGAAGTGGTGACGACGATGCAGGCGATCTCGGCCAGCTCGCGCAAGATTTCCGAGATCGTGTCGGTGATCGATGGTATTGCGTTCCAGACCAACATCCTGGCGCTGAACGCGGCGGTGGAAGCGGCGCGGGCGGGCGAGCAAGGCAAGGGCTTCGCGGTGGTGGCGGGCGAAGTGCGCTCGCTGGCGCAGCGCAGCGCGCAGGCGGCCAAGGAGATCAAGGGCCTGATCGAGGATTCGGTCGGCAAGGTCGGCGCCGGTTCGCAGCAGGTGGAGCGCGCGGGCGCGACGATGCAGGAGATTGTGGCGTCGGTCAAGCGCGTGACGGACATCATGGGCGAGATCTCGGCGGCGTCGGAAGAGCAGTCCAGCGGCATCGATCAGGTCAATCGCGCGGTGTCGCAGATGGACGAGGTGACGCAGCAGAACGCGGCGCTGGTGGAAGAGGCCGCGGCTGCCGCGGGCTCGCTGCAGGAACAGGCGCAGCGCCTGGCCGAGGCGGTGGCGGTGTTCAAGATCAACGCCGGCGAGGTCATCGACGTGCCGGCCCAGCAGCTGGCGCAACAGCGCCGCGCGCCGCGCGTCGCCGCGGCGGCAGCGGCGCCGGTGGCGCCGAAGGAAGCCAGGGAGCCGGCGATCGAACCGCCGCAGCCGCCGGCGGAACCGCCCAAGCCGGCGCCGCGCGTGACGCAGACCGCCCGGGTCAAGCCGGCCGCCGAGGCCGCTTCGACCGTGAGGCCCTTGCGCCGTCCGGCCGCCCGCAAGGCCGAGGCGACCGACGTGACGCCGGTGACGCCCGCCGCGCCGTCCGCCAGCCGCCGCGCGCCGCCGGCGGACGATGATTGGGAGTCTTTCTGA
- a CDS encoding methyl-accepting chemotaxis protein: MLSNLKVRTGLMLAQLAVVAAALVAIVLGWSSMQSSAEAINDLDRLSVQQSSIIKDVYTQMLRATIRADIAAAQRASGDAAGAAENSRIVQELMADAKKKIDAFKNIPKLTELAKKSEGELISTFGNFAESLEAMMAALNKGDAAEYLKLKNSKTAAASGAFSKSLNEFSKNITEYSNDLVASAQSRTATMGVVYAALALLLIAVSLGAFLFMNRVILRPLRSVGESFDKIAAGDLTTRVEVNSTNEIGQLFAAVKRMQESLTRTVSAVRRGVDEINVGSREISAGNTDLSSRTEEQAASLEETAASMEQLASTVKQNADNARQANQLAASASDVAERGGSAVSEVVTTMQAISASSRKISEIVSVIDGIAFQTNILALNAAVEAARAGEQGKGFAVVAGEVRSLAQRSAQAAKEIKGLIEDSVGKVGAGSQQVERAGATMQEIVASVKRVTDIMGEISAASEEQSSGIDQVNRAVSQMDEVTQQNAALVEEAAAAAGSLEEQAQRLAEAVAVFKINAGEVIEVPARQLAQQRSAPRVAARPAAAPAQPKEESAIAPPVQETAAEQAPVRAPARPAARLAHAAPRAKPAAEGATAARPARRTATSPASTDEKLRPAPASAPRRQTQPDDDWESF, from the coding sequence ATGCTTAGCAATCTGAAAGTGCGCACCGGCTTGATGCTGGCCCAGCTGGCCGTCGTCGCAGCAGCGCTGGTGGCGATCGTGCTGGGGTGGAGCAGCATGCAGTCCAGCGCCGAAGCCATCAATGACCTGGATCGTCTGAGCGTCCAGCAGAGCAGCATCATCAAGGACGTATATACGCAGATGCTGCGCGCGACCATCCGCGCCGACATCGCCGCCGCCCAGCGCGCCAGCGGCGACGCGGCGGGCGCCGCCGAGAACTCCCGCATCGTGCAGGAACTGATGGCCGACGCGAAGAAGAAGATCGACGCATTCAAGAATATTCCGAAGCTGACCGAGCTGGCCAAGAAGTCCGAGGGCGAATTGATTTCGACCTTCGGCAATTTCGCCGAATCGCTGGAAGCGATGATGGCGGCGCTGAACAAGGGCGACGCGGCCGAGTATCTGAAGCTGAAGAACAGCAAGACGGCCGCGGCCAGCGGCGCCTTTTCCAAGAGCCTGAACGAGTTCAGCAAGAACATCACCGAATACAGCAACGATCTGGTCGCCTCGGCGCAAAGCCGCACCGCGACCATGGGCGTGGTCTATGCCGCGCTGGCGCTGCTGCTCATCGCCGTGTCGCTGGGCGCGTTCCTGTTCATGAACCGCGTCATCCTGCGGCCGTTGCGCTCGGTCGGCGAAAGCTTCGACAAGATCGCCGCCGGTGACCTGACCACCCGCGTGGAGGTCAACTCCACGAACGAGATCGGCCAGCTGTTCGCGGCGGTCAAGCGCATGCAGGAGAGCCTGACGCGCACGGTGTCGGCGGTGCGTCGCGGCGTGGACGAGATCAACGTGGGTTCGCGCGAGATCTCGGCGGGCAACACGGACCTGTCCAGCCGCACCGAAGAGCAGGCGGCCTCGCTGGAAGAGACCGCGGCCTCGATGGAGCAGCTGGCCTCGACCGTCAAGCAGAACGCGGACAACGCGCGCCAGGCCAATCAGCTGGCGGCCAGCGCGTCGGACGTGGCCGAGCGCGGCGGTTCGGCGGTGTCGGAAGTGGTGACGACGATGCAGGCGATTTCGGCCAGCTCGCGCAAGATTTCCGAGATCGTGTCGGTGATCGATGGTATTGCGTTCCAGACCAACATCCTGGCGCTGAACGCGGCGGTGGAAGCGGCGCGGGCGGGCGAGCAGGGCAAGGGCTTCGCGGTGGTGGCGGGCGAAGTGCGTTCGCTGGCGCAGCGCAGCGCGCAGGCGGCCAAGGAGATCAAGGGCCTGATCGAGGATTCGGTCGGCAAGGTCGGCGCGGGCTCGCAGCAGGTGGAGCGAGCGGGCGCGACGATGCAGGAGATCGTGGCGTCGGTCAAGCGCGTGACGGACATCATGGGCGAGATCTCGGCGGCGTCGGAAGAGCAGTCCAGCGGCATCGATCAGGTCAATCGCGCGGTGTCGCAGATGGACGAAGTGACGCAGCAGAACGCGGCGCTGGTGGAAGAGGCGGCTGCCGCCGCGGGCTCGCTGGAGGAACAGGCGCAGCGCCTGGCCGAGGCGGTGGCGGTGTTCAAGATCAACGCCGGCGAAGTCATCGAGGTACCGGCGCGCCAGTTGGCGCAACAGCGCAGCGCGCCGCGCGTGGCCGCTCGTCCGGCGGCGGCTCCGGCGCAGCCGAAGGAAGAGTCCGCCATCGCGCCGCCCGTGCAGGAAACCGCCGCCGAGCAGGCGCCGGTCCGCGCACCGGCCCGGCCCGCCGCGAGGCTCGCGCACGCGGCGCCGCGCGCCAAGCCGGCGGCCGAGGGCGCCACGGCGGCGCGTCCCGCGCGCCGCACGGCGACGTCGCCCGCATCCACGGACGAGAAACTGCGCCCGGCGCCTGCATCGGCGCCTCGTCGACAGACGCAGCCGGACGACGATTGGGAATCTTTCTGA
- a CDS encoding methyl-accepting chemotaxis protein translates to MEASLESGAKPGKVGKKKAGRAPKVKRKLRLRDARVGTMLLWVMAFFAVLIAAVGGLAAFFLQHNFESIREVNALTDRSKQVDVINSDMLRARVNLMVAARHLQESGWGSGENSARDAATALKGATDLLTGVRARFADFQKNMLQDDTGRQLSMNLVRRYRSYIDDGVDTMVEALRSEDYSTFYMVNNEYGTPRSAAFIEAIGEFSKYIGDQQQATIEQADANFNRAMIAVGVAVALALILMVLARVLFGRLVVRPLVEAGQHFDKIAAGDLTSRVEVRSHNEIGQLFAALKRMQESLTRTVSTVRRGVDEITVGSREISAGNTDLSSRTEEQAASLEETAASMEQLASTVKQNADNARQANQLAASASDVAERGGSAVSEVVTTMQGISASSRKISEIVSVIDGIAFQTNILALNAAVEAARAGESGKGFAVVAGEVRNLAQKSAQAAKEIKGLIEDSVDRVNEGSAQAEQAGATMEEIVTAVRRVTDIIGEISQASQEQSSGIEQVDTAVSQMDVMTVQNTSLVQELGGAVMQLGEQSGSLRETIRVFRLTGQP, encoded by the coding sequence ATGGAAGCGAGTCTCGAATCTGGTGCGAAGCCCGGCAAGGTCGGTAAGAAGAAAGCCGGGCGCGCGCCCAAGGTCAAGCGCAAGCTGCGCCTGCGCGACGCACGCGTCGGCACGATGCTGCTGTGGGTGATGGCGTTCTTCGCCGTGCTGATCGCGGCCGTTGGCGGCCTGGCGGCATTTTTCCTGCAGCACAACTTTGAATCCATCCGCGAAGTGAATGCGCTGACCGATCGCTCCAAGCAGGTCGACGTGATCAACAGCGACATGCTGCGCGCCCGCGTCAACCTGATGGTGGCGGCGCGCCACTTGCAGGAATCGGGCTGGGGCAGCGGCGAGAATTCGGCTCGCGACGCGGCGACGGCCCTCAAGGGCGCGACCGATCTGCTGACCGGCGTGCGGGCCCGCTTCGCCGATTTCCAGAAGAACATGCTGCAGGACGATACCGGTCGCCAGCTGTCGATGAACCTGGTGCGCCGCTACCGCTCGTATATCGACGACGGCGTCGACACCATGGTGGAAGCGTTGCGCAGCGAGGATTACTCCACTTTCTACATGGTCAACAATGAGTACGGCACGCCTCGCAGCGCCGCGTTCATCGAGGCCATCGGCGAGTTCAGCAAGTACATCGGCGACCAGCAGCAGGCCACGATCGAACAGGCCGACGCCAACTTCAACCGCGCGATGATCGCGGTGGGCGTGGCCGTGGCGCTGGCGTTGATACTGATGGTGCTGGCCCGCGTGCTGTTCGGGCGCCTGGTGGTGCGTCCGTTGGTCGAGGCCGGCCAGCATTTCGACAAGATCGCCGCCGGCGACCTGACCAGCCGCGTGGAAGTCCGTTCGCACAACGAAATCGGGCAACTGTTCGCGGCGCTCAAGCGCATGCAGGAAAGTCTTACGCGCACGGTGTCGACGGTGCGCCGGGGCGTGGACGAGATCACGGTCGGCTCGCGCGAGATCTCGGCGGGCAACACAGACCTGTCCAGCCGCACCGAGGAGCAGGCGGCCTCGCTGGAAGAGACCGCGGCTTCGATGGAGCAGCTGGCCTCGACCGTCAAGCAGAACGCGGACAACGCACGTCAGGCCAATCAGCTGGCGGCCAGCGCGTCGGACGTGGCCGAGCGCGGCGGTTCGGCGGTGTCGGAAGTGGTGACGACGATGCAGGGCATTTCGGCCAGCTCGCGCAAGATATCGGAGATCGTGTCGGTGATCGACGGCATTGCGTTCCAGACCAACATCCTGGCGCTGAACGCGGCGGTCGAGGCGGCGCGCGCCGGCGAATCCGGCAAGGGCTTCGCGGTCGTGGCCGGCGAAGTGCGCAATCTGGCGCAGAAGAGCGCGCAGGCGGCCAAGGAGATCAAGGGCTTGATCGAGGACTCCGTCGACCGTGTCAACGAGGGTTCGGCCCAGGCCGAGCAGGCGGGCGCGACGATGGAGGAGATCGTGACGGCGGTGCGCCGGGTCACGGACATCATCGGCGAGATCTCGCAGGCCTCACAGGAACAGTCCAGCGGCATCGAACAGGTCGACACGGCCGTGTCGCAGATGGATGTCATGACGGTGCAGAACACCTCGCTGGTGCAGGAGCTGGGTGGTGCGGTCATGCAGCTGGGCGAACAGTCTGGCTCGCTGCGCGAAACGATCCGCGTCTTCCGCCTGACCGGCCAGCCTTGA
- the fliR gene encoding flagellar biosynthetic protein FliR, translated as MIAFTLEQLNGWIGQFIWPFVRILALVATAPLFAESAVPVKVKVGLSFVLAAAIGPTLDPMPPVAPGSYAGLWMVMQQVLTGIALGFTMRIVFASVQTAGEFIGLQMGLSFASFFDPGTGANTAVLSRMLNVIAMLTFLALDGHLLVLAALVRSFDTLPIAQIQLHQNGWGVVVEWGKTIFVSGLLLALPLICALLTINLAMGILNRAAQQLSVFSVGFPVTLIVGVTVLTVVLPHAGPFLESLFESGLSAMSRVVDGLAGG; from the coding sequence ATGATCGCGTTCACACTCGAACAGCTCAACGGCTGGATCGGCCAGTTCATCTGGCCGTTCGTGCGCATCCTGGCGCTGGTGGCCACCGCGCCGCTGTTCGCCGAATCCGCAGTGCCGGTGAAGGTCAAGGTCGGCTTGTCCTTCGTGCTGGCGGCCGCCATCGGCCCGACGCTGGACCCCATGCCGCCCGTGGCTCCCGGCTCCTACGCCGGACTCTGGATGGTGATGCAGCAGGTGCTGACCGGCATCGCGCTGGGCTTCACCATGCGCATCGTGTTCGCCTCCGTGCAGACGGCCGGCGAGTTCATCGGCCTGCAGATGGGTCTGTCCTTCGCGTCTTTCTTCGATCCCGGCACCGGCGCCAATACGGCGGTGCTGTCGCGCATGCTCAACGTCATCGCCATGCTGACCTTCCTGGCGCTTGACGGACACCTGCTGGTGCTGGCGGCGCTGGTGCGCTCCTTCGACACCCTGCCCATCGCGCAGATCCAGCTACACCAGAACGGCTGGGGCGTGGTGGTCGAATGGGGCAAGACCATCTTCGTGTCCGGCCTGCTGCTGGCGCTGCCGCTGATCTGCGCGCTGCTGACCATCAACCTGGCCATGGGCATCCTCAACCGCGCCGCGCAGCAGCTGTCGGTGTTCTCGGTGGGTTTTCCCGTGACCCTGATCGTGGGCGTCACCGTGCTCACCGTGGTGCTGCCCCATGCAGGGCCCTTCCTGGAATCGCTGTTCGAATCCGGCCTCTCGGCCATGAGCCGAGTGGTAGACGGATTAGCCGGAGGCTAA
- the fliQ gene encoding flagellar biosynthesis protein FliQ, with amino-acid sequence MTAETVMTMTYQAMKIALAMAGPLLLVTLVVGLVISIFQAATQINEMTLSFIPKLLAMCGVLVLLGPWLIGLMVDYIRQLIGQIPGLVS; translated from the coding sequence ATGACCGCTGAAACCGTCATGACCATGACCTACCAGGCGATGAAGATCGCGTTGGCGATGGCCGGCCCGCTGCTGCTCGTCACGCTGGTCGTGGGCCTGGTCATCAGCATTTTCCAGGCCGCCACGCAGATCAACGAGATGACGCTGTCCTTCATCCCCAAGCTGCTGGCCATGTGCGGCGTGCTGGTGCTGCTGGGTCCGTGGCTGATCGGCCTCATGGTGGACTACATCCGCCAGCTCATCGGGCAGATCCCCGGCCTGGTGTCCTGA
- the fliP gene encoding flagellar type III secretion system pore protein FliP (The bacterial flagellar biogenesis protein FliP forms a type III secretion system (T3SS)-type pore required for flagellar assembly.), whose product MLPMLGAAALLGLALFPAGVVAQATLPALTATPGPNGSETYSLSMQTMLLMTSLSFLPAALLMMTGFTRIIIVLGLLRSAMGTAMSPPNHVLIGLALFLTFYTMSPVFDKIYADAYKPLSEGSIQFETAVERAAGPLRTFMLHQTRENDLALFANLAKQPALEDPSQVPLKILVPAFITSELKTAFQIGFTIFIPFLIIDLVVASVLMALGMMMVPPVTVSLPFKLMLFVLADGWHLLMGSLAQSFYQ is encoded by the coding sequence ATGCTGCCCATGCTCGGCGCCGCGGCGCTGCTGGGGCTGGCGCTGTTCCCGGCCGGCGTCGTGGCCCAGGCCACCCTGCCCGCCCTGACCGCCACGCCAGGCCCGAACGGCTCCGAGACGTACTCGCTCAGCATGCAGACCATGCTGCTGATGACCTCGTTGTCGTTCCTGCCGGCGGCGCTGCTGATGATGACGGGCTTCACCCGCATCATCATCGTGCTGGGCCTGCTGCGCAGCGCCATGGGCACGGCGATGTCGCCGCCCAACCACGTGCTGATCGGGCTGGCGCTGTTCCTGACCTTCTACACCATGTCGCCGGTGTTCGACAAAATCTACGCCGACGCCTACAAGCCGCTGTCCGAGGGCTCGATCCAGTTCGAGACCGCCGTGGAGCGCGCCGCCGGACCGCTGCGCACCTTCATGCTGCACCAGACCCGCGAGAACGACCTGGCGCTGTTCGCCAACCTGGCCAAGCAGCCCGCGCTGGAGGATCCCTCGCAGGTGCCGTTGAAGATCCTAGTGCCGGCCTTCATCACCAGCGAACTCAAGACCGCGTTCCAGATCGGCTTCACCATCTTCATTCCCTTCCTCATCATCGACCTGGTCGTGGCCAGCGTGCTGATGGCGCTGGGCATGATGATGGTGCCGCCGGTGACGGTGTCGCTGCCGTTCAAGCTGATGCTGTTCGTGCTGGCCGACGGCTGGCACCTGCTCATGGGCTCGCTGGCCCAGAGCTTCTACCAATAA
- the fliO gene encoding flagellar biosynthetic protein FliO, with protein MTESALLRVIIGLVLVVAAILASAWLARRAGLVQRGGGNLLKQVAALPLGARQSVVVIEVDKTWLVVGVSPNQLTTLHTMPAGELPEGASLPASAFAAKLGQALKRR; from the coding sequence ATGACCGAATCCGCCCTGCTGCGCGTCATCATCGGCCTGGTGCTGGTGGTGGCGGCCATCCTGGCCTCGGCCTGGCTGGCCCGGCGCGCCGGGCTGGTGCAGCGCGGCGGCGGCAACCTGCTCAAGCAGGTCGCCGCCCTGCCGCTGGGCGCCCGCCAGAGCGTCGTGGTCATCGAAGTGGACAAGACCTGGCTGGTGGTGGGCGTGAGCCCGAACCAGCTCACCACCCTGCACACCATGCCTGCCGGCGAGCTGCCCGAAGGCGCTTCCCTGCCCGCCTCGGCCTTCGCGGCCAAGCTGGGCCAGGCGCTCAAGCGCCGCTAG
- the fliN gene encoding flagellar motor switch protein FliN, which yields MTDKNEPGTGSSPADDWADALAEQSRANPPTQADGLKPQEPQDDWAAAMAEQTAAAPAAAAAPAPAPAPAPSQPAPQPAAQSVFKPLSGTTTGAGTDIDLIMDVPVQLTVELGRTRLTIKNLLQLGQGSVVELDGLAGEPMDIFVNGYLIAQGEVVVVEDKYGIRLTDIITPSERINRLNNRR from the coding sequence ATGACTGACAAGAACGAGCCCGGCACTGGCTCGTCCCCGGCCGACGACTGGGCCGACGCGCTCGCCGAACAATCCCGCGCCAATCCGCCCACCCAGGCCGACGGCCTGAAGCCGCAGGAACCGCAGGACGATTGGGCCGCCGCCATGGCCGAACAGACCGCCGCGGCGCCCGCCGCCGCTGCCGCCCCGGCGCCGGCGCCAGCCCCCGCTCCGTCCCAGCCCGCCCCGCAGCCGGCCGCCCAATCGGTGTTCAAGCCGCTGTCCGGCACCACCACGGGCGCGGGCACCGACATCGACCTGATCATGGACGTGCCCGTCCAGCTCACCGTCGAACTGGGACGCACCCGACTGACCATCAAGAACCTGCTGCAGCTGGGCCAGGGCTCGGTGGTGGAACTCGACGGCCTGGCCGGCGAGCCCATGGACATCTTCGTCAACGGCTATCTGATCGCCCAGGGCGAAGTCGTGGTGGTGGAAGACAAGTACGGCATCCGCCTGACCGACATCATCACGCCGTCCGAGCGCATCAACCGCCTGAACAACCGCCGTTGA
- the fliM gene encoding flagellar motor switch protein FliM has product MAYEAFLSQDEVDALLAGVTGESDSKKETAGASDGARAYDLSSPDRVVRRRMQTLELINERFARQMRHVLLNFMRRSADITVGSIKIQKYADFERNLPVPSNLNMIQMKPLRGTALFTYDPNLVFLVIDSLFGGDGRYHTRVEGRDFTTTEQRIIQRLLNLTLESYGKSWDPVYPIEFEYVRSEMHTKFASITGSNEVVVVSSFHIEFGATGGDLNICLPYSMIEPVRDLLTRPLQETALEEVDQRWAQQLSRQVRSADIDVVAEFARIPSSIRELMRLKVGDVLPVDVPQTIIASVDGVPLMECGYGVFNGQYALRVHNMFTHDSDSNEAPDHD; this is encoded by the coding sequence ATGGCCTACGAGGCGTTTCTTTCGCAGGACGAAGTCGATGCGCTGCTGGCCGGCGTAACCGGCGAGAGCGACAGCAAAAAGGAAACCGCGGGCGCCAGCGACGGCGCTCGGGCCTACGACCTGAGTTCCCCGGACCGGGTCGTGCGTCGTCGCATGCAGACGCTGGAGCTGATCAACGAGCGTTTCGCTCGCCAGATGCGCCATGTGCTGCTGAACTTCATGCGTCGCAGCGCGGACATCACCGTCGGCTCGATCAAGATCCAGAAGTACGCGGACTTCGAGCGCAACCTGCCCGTGCCCAGCAATCTGAACATGATTCAGATGAAGCCGCTGCGTGGCACCGCGCTCTTCACCTATGACCCGAACCTGGTGTTCCTGGTCATCGACAGCCTGTTCGGCGGCGATGGCCGCTACCACACGCGCGTCGAGGGCCGTGACTTCACCACCACCGAACAGCGCATCATCCAGCGCCTGCTCAACCTGACGCTGGAAAGCTACGGCAAGTCCTGGGATCCGGTCTATCCGATCGAATTCGAGTACGTGCGCTCGGAGATGCACACCAAGTTCGCCAGCATCACCGGCAGCAACGAAGTCGTGGTCGTGAGCTCGTTCCATATCGAGTTCGGCGCCACCGGCGGCGATCTGAACATCTGCCTGCCCTATTCCATGATCGAGCCGGTGCGCGACCTGTTGACGCGCCCGCTGCAGGAGACCGCGCTGGAGGAAGTGGACCAGCGCTGGGCCCAGCAGCTGTCGCGCCAGGTGCGCAGCGCCGACATCGACGTGGTTGCCGAATTCGCCCGCATTCCGTCCAGCATCCGCGAGCTGATGCGCCTGAAGGTGGGCGACGTGCTTCCGGTGGATGTGCCCCAGACCATCATCGCCAGCGTCGACGGCGTGCCGCTGATGGAATGCGGCTACGGCGTCTTCAACGGCCAGTACGCCCTGCGCGTGCACAACATGTTTACTCACGATTCCGATTCAAACGAGGCCCCCGACCATGACTGA
- the fliL gene encoding flagellar basal body-associated protein FliL yields MATSKPSTMPARGTLPTRSGGLGRILRPVLAVLVLLLVAAASAGATWFITQRTQPPPNGANVSLAVGQNPGQVGAPGTPGAPGAPGQTPQPTTFVAPPTTPVAVPAPIFVPIEAFTVTLQNADTERIMHVGLTLRVNDEQTRTRLEKYMPEVRSRILMVLSSQSPTAVQTSQGKTDMANAIKQAVNRPFSPLPDGQYVTDVLFTAFVVQ; encoded by the coding sequence ATGGCGACTTCAAAACCTTCCACCATGCCGGCGCGCGGCACGCTTCCCACCCGCTCCGGCGGCCTGGGCCGCATCCTCCGTCCCGTGCTCGCGGTCCTGGTCCTGCTGCTGGTCGCGGCGGCCAGCGCTGGCGCGACCTGGTTCATCACGCAACGCACGCAGCCGCCGCCCAATGGCGCCAACGTGTCGCTCGCCGTCGGCCAGAATCCGGGCCAGGTTGGCGCACCCGGCACGCCGGGCGCGCCTGGCGCGCCGGGCCAGACCCCGCAGCCGACCACCTTCGTCGCCCCGCCGACCACGCCAGTCGCCGTGCCCGCGCCGATCTTCGTGCCCATCGAGGCGTTCACGGTCACGCTGCAGAACGCCGATACCGAGCGCATCATGCACGTGGGCCTGACGCTGCGCGTCAACGACGAGCAGACCCGCACCCGCCTGGAAAAGTACATGCCCGAGGTCCGCAGCCGCATCCTCATGGTGCTGTCGTCGCAGTCGCCGACCGCCGTGCAGACCTCGCAAGGCAAGACCGACATGGCCAACGCGATCAAGCAGGCCGTCAACCGTCCGTTCTCGCCGCTGCCTGACGGCCAGTACGTCACCGACGTGCTGTTCACGGCGTTCGTGGTGCAATAA